The window GCAGACATCGCTGTAGGCTTATAGGAAAGACACAGTAGCAGGATGGGACGTGTGTACTCTGGTGAAAAGTTATGATTTTAGAATAATCTTTTCTTTTTTAACACAGGACATTCCCTTTCGCCAGATTTAACTCCACACTGCAATCTTAAATATTTGTCCACAATTGGGCCATTACAATGAAGGACGGCAACTACGTGGAGATTACAAACTGGAGACAACCACGTCCAAAAGAGTACAACATATTTCACCATCAGATTCGTGTTCACTTACTGGAAATagataaacttatcaatcagatGACTTTCCTGACTAACGGGTCTATTTACGTTACTCCCGTCGGTGGGTTACCCCGCTATCGCCGTTACTTTACAAATACCTGAGCtgtttaaagaagaggaagtaccgGCTCCATTAAGGGTTATacaagtggataagtctccgggaacTGACAGGGGTATTCGTTAGGACcttaagggaagttagtgtagaaatagcaggggatcggacggaaatatttcaaatatcattagaataggtggtggtgccggaggattggcgtatatCTCATGTGGTTACATTGTTGAAAAGAGGTTCTAAAAGTAAACCTAGAAATTATAGCCCTGTAATTGTGACGTCAgtgctgggtaaattaatggaaagtaatcttagatatggtatatataattatgtgaatagacagggtctgattaggaacagtcaacatggacgtgcttggaaggtcatgtttgacagaaCATTGAATTTTTCGAAGAGGTTAAAGGGAATGTTGACGGgggtaaagtagtggatgttgtctatatggacttcagtgaggcctttgacaaagtttcacacggaaggttagttaggaaggttcaatcgtcaggtattaatattgaatagtaaaatggattcaacagttgctagatgggaggtgccagagtgtagtggtggataattgtcagggtggaggccggtgactagtcgtgtgcctcagggatctgtacttggtccaatattgtttgtcatatgcatcaatgatctggatgacggggtggtaaattggattagtaagcatgcagatggtactaagttaggtggcgttgtggataatgaagtagtttttcaaagcttacagagagatttaggcccgttagaagagtgggctgaacgatggaagatggagtttaatgctgataagtgtgaggtgctacatttaggtaggactaatcaaaatagaacGTACATggaaaatggtagggcattgaagaatgcagtagaacagagtgatccaggaataatggcgcatagttctctgaaggtgcaatctcgtggatagggtggtgaacaaAGCTTTTGgttcgctggcctttataaagcagagcattgagtataggaattgggatgtagtGTTTAAATTGTACCAGATAttgttgaggccaaatttggaataccgtgtacagttctggtcaccgaaaattttagggaagatgtcaacaaaatagagagagtacagacgagatttattagaatgttccctgggtttcagcacctaagttacagagaaaggttgaagaagttaggttttcattctttggagcttagaagctTGAGCGggagttgatagaggtatttaaaattatgagggggttagatagggttgacgtggataggctttttccattgagagtatgggagattcaagcaaaaggacttgagttttgagttaggaggcaaaaccttagtggtaacacgagggggaacttctttacccggagagttgtagctgtgtggaacaaggttccagtagaagtggtagggaGAGGTAAAACATtatcatttaaagaaaaattggataggaatatgggcaggaaaggaatggagggttgtgcgCTGAGTGCGGGctagtgagactaggtgagagtaagcattcgacacggagtagaagggctgagatggccagtttccatgctgtaattgtaatATGATAATATCTGAGGTGATAGACATTCAAATGGAGTAGGACTTATGCAATGAAAGGCAAGGCACTGGCAAatgcatagttcactgaaaagCAAGATGGTGAAAAAAGCGTTTAGCATGCTAGCCTTCATCAGTTATTGTGCAGAGTTTAGGGGCGGGGCATTATTTGCAGTTACATAAGTTGTTGTTAAGACCACTTTTGGAATATTATCTTCAATTTAattaccctgttataggaaagacgaTGCcaagttggagagggtgcagaagagatttaggagGATGTATTTTTGGTCTAGAGGGCGTCAGTTACAGAGAGGTTGGCCATGCTGgacctttattccttggagaatgTGAGGTGACCTCAGAAGTTTAAAATCATAAGGGGTATTGATATGGTAGATTGTCATTATTGGAGAGTTGCAGAGTCCAACATGAGAGGTCACACATGGAAGAGAAGAGGGGAAAAATTGAAAAGAGACCTTGGTGATAACTTTTGTACACAGTGAGTACCCGGAAgtagctaccagaggaagtggttgaagtgggttcaactgcaacatttaaccggcatttggacaggtacatggaagggaGAGGCTTGGAGAGTTATGGGCCAAACAAGACAACTGGGACCAGCAGGGAGGATTCTGTGGTTGGTATTGACCAGttaagccgaagggcctgtttagaTTGCATTATTCAAGGATTGATAATTTTAAATGACACAAGTTGCATTCTAGTGCAAATAGCTTTGCTTGTACACATCGTACTGCTATCAGTCACTGGTGTCTTTTCAGGGCTCCAGGTTTCCACGGTTTTACTCATACACATTGTGGATCATGCTAACTATCTGCCCTGTTCTGCTATCAGTTGTCTTTGCTTTCTCTGGGCTCCTGGAATCCGAGGTTCACTGCTCTTCATGAAGCGTAAATTCCTGCCATAGGTGATGCTGCTGCCGTTTTCCTTCAATAGATATGGGCCTGCGATGGTTTCGCAGTCTTGTCACAATTGATAACGACTGAATGTCTGGGTGGAATCAGCCTTGCCATTGGGACTAGTTATGCCTTAGTTGTAGCCTTTCATAAAGTGGCTTGACCAATGGATGGCAGGGTGGGTGGGCCACCGCTAATTTAACTTTGAATACAATTCTCTGGTAAATACAGAAGCAAAAGGCCAAGTTCCTTGAGTAGACTTCTCTTTGTTTCTCCTATTGTAGGCATACATAGACCAGGTTGAAATACCATGACAATCAGATGCTTTCAGTAGCTATGCTAACACGTTACCTTCCCTGCACAGCCATATATTCAGTTACTAATCAATGGTCAATAATACACCATCCTCCATAGTATCAGTAACCAGTGAACTCAACCTGAATGGTGAACGAGCTGGGACCTTCCTCTTCAGagcaatggtggtgggggggcgggagaagtgatttgatagaggtgtataagctgcTAAGAGGCATCGATAGAATGGAGAGCAAacaacattttcccagggcagaaattacTAATATGAGGGGTCATAATGTAACAGTGATTAGAGAAAAGTATAGGGGTTTGTCAGAAGTAGTATTTTtttaacaaaaagaaaatggTGGTTGTATGGAATGCACAGGCTGGGTAGTGATAAGGGTAGATGCATCAGTGTGATTTAAGAGGCTttcagatagacacatggatgaaagaaaaatggacagcTATTTGAGAGAGTAGGGATCAACTGATCTTGGAGCAAATTAAAAGGTCGGTGCAACATCATGGACCAAAATGTCTGCATTGTGCTATATTGCGCTATGTCTGGCCCAGCTCAGTTTAAGCCCCGAGAGGAGTGATGAGAGCTGTGAAGCGAGGTGGAATAAAGCCTTTGGAATCATACATCTTTAATGCCCAGAAAGAAACTACGCGATTTTCAGTTTAATGACAGAGATGGTATCCTATAGGTAGATTTGTTTTTCTGCTGGGATGGAATGCTTCAGGTTAATTAAACTTTCAGCAGCGTGTAGGGCTCTGCGTATTCCTTACCTCACCACCATTTTAAGGTCAATATTACAAAGCATTAGTGAATTTCATTACAGTTTAAACTTCCCATTCTTCTCAAACATCATGGAAATGTAAAGTTTTCTTTGAATTAATCCATTTTTTCAGGTGAAAGATGAGAAGACATCGGCGATTCCATGAGAAAGTAGTGCTGGGTGTTGTGATTACTCTGGGATTGTTCTTCATGTTCTGGGATAATGACCAATGTCGAGAGACTGATGTTGTTGCAGAAACTTTTCATCGCAATGACCTGCCCAAGGTTGTTACTGCTGATGCAACTGAATCAGTGCTCAAGCCAAAGTGCCACGCGAACAGGACATTGCTGCACCTGTCCTCATTTCATCAAGAGAAAGAGCACATAAAAAACTACTTGATGTATAAACACTGTCGAGAATTTGACATGATTCAAAATGTCCCAGACCAATGTGGTGATCAAGAAGGATCTCAGAATGTCTTCCTGCTCCTGGTGATCAAATCTCACCCTTTCAACCTGGATCGGCGGGAAATGGTAAGGAAGACTTGGGGCAAGGAACGCGAATTCAAAGGGGTCCTAATTAAGAGAGTCTTTATCTCCGGTGTCTCTCCTGACCAAAATGAAAGTAGGAAATTGAATCAGCTGTTAGCCATggaaaacagagaacacagagataTCCTACAATGGGATTTCTTGGATACCTTTTTCAACCTCACCCTCAAACAATACAAGTCGCTGCAGTGGGTCAGTGAATTTTGCCCCAGTGCTAAATTCATCTTCTTCAATGGAGATGATGATGTATTTGCCAACACCGATAACATGGTTGATTACTTGCTAGGCATGAAGGttcaccaacacctgtttgtggGCCATCTCGTTTATGGGTTTGGCCCCAAACGTCAGAAGTCGAGCAAGTATTATGTGCCAGAAATAGTGACCACCATCAAGTCGTACCCACCATACGTTAGTGGAGCGGGCATACTTATGTCTGTGTATACAGCTCATATCATTTACCACATAGCCCAAGACCTTGAACtattccccattgatgatgtattttGGGGGATGTGTCTGGCCAAGGCTGGACTCGCGCCACACTCCCATAGCGGATTCAGGACAGCTGGAGTCAGGGTTCCTTCAACCCTTGATGAATCGTTCAATCCTTGCTATTACCGTGAGTTGCTGCTAGTGCATCATTTTCGGCCTTTCGAACTGCTACTGATGTGGGATGTGGTGCATGATGCTAATCTGAAATGTGTTCGTGCTCCCCAGAAGTCAGCATCCACGGAAAGGACCACATGAGTCATGAGAGAATGTAGCAACTGTTGGAATGGAATGCAGTTTGTGCAC is drawn from Hypanus sabinus isolate sHypSab1 unplaced genomic scaffold, sHypSab1.hap1 scaffold_190, whole genome shotgun sequence and contains these coding sequences:
- the LOC132387467 gene encoding N-acetyllactosaminide beta-1,3-N-acetylglucosaminyltransferase 3-like, which produces MRRHRRFHEKVVLGVVITLGLFFMFWDNDQCRETDVVAETFHRNDLPKVVTADATESVLKPKCHANRTLLHLSSFHQEKEHIKNYLMYKHCREFDMIQNVPDQCGDQEGSQNVFLLLVIKSHPFNLDRREMVRKTWGKEREFKGVLIKRVFISGVSPDQNESRKLNQLLAMENREHRDILQWDFLDTFFNLTLKQYKSLQWVSEFCPSAKFIFFNGDDDVFANTDNMVDYLLGMKVHQHLFVGHLVYGFGPKRQKSSKYYVPEIVTTIKSYPPYVSGAGILMSVYTAHIIYHIAQDLELFPIDDVFWGMCLAKAGLAPHSHSGFRTAGVRVPSTLDESFNPCYYRELLLVHHFRPFELLLMWDVVHDANLKCVRAPQKSASTERTT